The genomic region GATTAAAACAAGAGGGGTTATTTCAAAAGGGCAATCCACTGTAGGAGCGAGCTTGCTCGCGAAAAGCCTGTGGGCGCCGTGGTCTTTCAGGTTTTCCGCGTTATCGTTGACGACCTTCGCGAACAAGCTCGCTCCTACAGGAATTAGAGTGAGGCCAACTGGCCTTGATACAACACCGGCCCCGTCGGTTGTCCGGTTGGCGAGCCACCCTGAGGCTCAAGACTCACCGCCAGGGTCAACGGTGCCGTCAGCAGCGCCTGGTGTTCTTTGCTCAACTGGATCCGGCCTTTACCCGACACCGGCAACAACCCCAGGGAGATGGGTTTGCCGCCCGCCGGGATTGCCCACAGTTCCAGCGCGCGGGTCGGCTCCACCGCCGCCAGGGTCAGCGGTTCCACCTGCAGATGATCGGCATACGCCTGAATCTTCAGCGCAGGCTGTTGATTGGCCGCCACCAGCGTAGCGTTGTACTCCACCCCGAGGTCGCGCTGGTACAACACTCCCACCAACACCGCGATCACTACGCCGCATGCCGCTACCAGCAACCGCAGGTTCATCCAGAATGGCCTCTTCGCCGGCATATGCAGCACTTGCGGCTCAATCCGGGCTTTGATCCCTTCCCACACATGATCCGGCACTGGTCGTTCAGGTAACGGCCCGGTGAGGCTGTGGAGGGCATCCTGCCAGTGTCCCAGCTCGACGCGCAGGGCGGCATCGTCCAACAGTAGCGCTTCAAAACGTCGACGGGCGGTGGCGGGCATCAACCCGATGGCGTAATCCGCCGCGAGGGCGCGGCGCAGGGACGTGGTCTGGTAGTTCATGATTCAAGGCACCTGCGCAAGCGCTCCATGCCGCGGCGAATCCAGGATTTGACCGAGCCCAGGGGCGCGGCCAGGTGGTCGGCCAACTCCGAGCAGGACAAGCCCTGGAAGTAAGCCACGGTGATCGATTGACGCTGCATGCCTTCTAGGCTGTCGAGGCAGCGGTTCAGGGCGTGGGCTTCGCGCTCGCTGTCGAGCAATTCATGGGCGCTGGGGCTTTCGTCGGCCATGGCGTCTTGCTGGCCGTCGCTCAAGGGCTGTTCGCGGTGTTTGCGCAACTGATCGATCGCCAGGTTGCGGGTGATGTTAATCATCCAGGTCAAGGGCGCCGACAGATGGGCCTCATAGCGCGAGGCGTTGAACCAGATGCGCACGAAGCTCTCCTGTAACACTTCCTCGGCCAAGTCCTGGCGGCCCATGAAACGCAGGGCAATACCGTGCAAACGCGGGGAAACACTGCGGTAGAGCGTTTCGAACGCCTGGCGGTTACCCAGGGAGCACTGGGCCAGCAATTGCCGTAGCTGATCTGCATCGTGGGTCGAAATAGGGCTTCTCCAGGCACGTGCAACAG from Pseudomonas yamanorum harbors:
- a CDS encoding sigma-70 family RNA polymerase sigma factor, whose protein sequence is MNAQAGLTSACRLYRLPSHRPVARAWRSPISTHDADQLRQLLAQCSLGNRQAFETLYRSVSPRLHGIALRFMGRQDLAEEVLQESFVRIWFNASRYEAHLSAPLTWMINITRNLAIDQLRKHREQPLSDGQQDAMADESPSAHELLDSEREAHALNRCLDSLEGMQRQSITVAYFQGLSCSELADHLAAPLGSVKSWIRRGMERLRRCLES
- a CDS encoding anti-sigma factor, which translates into the protein MNYQTTSLRRALAADYAIGLMPATARRRFEALLLDDAALRVELGHWQDALHSLTGPLPERPVPDHVWEGIKARIEPQVLHMPAKRPFWMNLRLLVAACGVVIAVLVGVLYQRDLGVEYNATLVAANQQPALKIQAYADHLQVEPLTLAAVEPTRALELWAIPAGGKPISLGLLPVSGKGRIQLSKEHQALLTAPLTLAVSLEPQGGSPTGQPTGPVLYQGQLASL